One genomic segment of Mytilus galloprovincialis chromosome 5, xbMytGall1.hap1.1, whole genome shotgun sequence includes these proteins:
- the LOC143075395 gene encoding microfibril-associated glycoprotein 4-like, translating to MFKSHILLLSVLIFYVFAEKLQVAEKSVCFHGEKADWILKLGGEEKAHTSCCEKLHNAEKEKKICKEKQEKPNLRPIDCTDVKSKRGNGIYKIYPKYSKGFDVYCDLETDNGGWTVFQSRRNGKTDFYRGWEAYENGFGNLEAEFWLGNRRMNKLTSQGKYELRVDISDFNGNQAYAKYSTFVVGDASTNYKLTVAGYSGNAGDSLYYSNGQAFTTKDKDNDPWTNRRYNGNCGILRSGSWWYNNCGDSGLNGLYTEGGKGSYKGIYWYHWKNNTYSMKSSSMMIRRL from the exons ATGTTCAAATCACATATTCTGCTTTTATCTGTtcttatattttatgtatttgcaGAAAAATTACAGGTGGCAGAAAAAA GTGTTTGTTTTCATGGGGAAAAAGCCGACTGGATTTTAAAACTTGGTGGTGAAGAGAAGGCTCATACCAGCTGCTGTGAAAAACTACACAATGCagagaaagaaaagaaaatatgtaaAG aaAAACAGGAAAAACCAAACCTACGTCCCATCGATTGCACAGATGTCAAATCAAAAAGAGGAAACGGAATATATAAGATCTATCCAAAATATTCTAAAGGATTTGATGTTTATTGTGATTTAGAGACCGACAATGGCGGATGGACG GTGTTTCAGAGTAGAAGAAACGGGAAGACAGACTTTTACAGAGGTTGGGAAGCGTATGAAAATGGATTTGGAAATTTGGAGGCCGAATTCTGGTTAG GGAACCGAAGAATGAATAAACTGACTTCACAGGGAAAGTATGAATTAAGAGTTGACATATCCGATTTCAATGGTAACCAAGCTTATGCCAAATATTCAACATTTGTCGTCGGTGATGCCTCTACAAACTATAAACTAACTGTTGCTGGGTACAGTGGGAATGCTG GAGACAGCCTGTATTATAGTAATGGGCAAGCGTTTACTACCAAAGACAAGGACAACGATCCATGGACAAACAGACGTTACAACGGTAATTGTGGAATACTAAGATCGGGTTCTTGGTggtataataattgtggcgattccGGCCTGAATGGGTTATACACAGAAGGAGGAAAAGGAAGTTATAAAGGCATTTATTGGTATCACTGGAAGAATAACACCTATTCAATGAAGTCTTCGTCAATGATGATTAGGAGACTGTAA